In Xenopus tropicalis strain Nigerian chromosome 5, UCB_Xtro_10.0, whole genome shotgun sequence, one genomic interval encodes:
- the LOC116411094 gene encoding uncharacterized protein LOC116411094, which produces MSVYSDSMPLIEGEVLNSERYSLQQKVLELRETLKSEINPEEIERINCDIKEYLSKIEKLEAELRESQAVSEQISQLRQSSRERRPAPKMLEYMQQEAAHRERKFNQMYIKWKTHTNEVRMKLKQECTEHELSNMMDAVEKHELDMKTTYEELRSHTVPSQDIKRKIDTCTAITADLLGLMRIRSIENDFDAETERTRLLELYKRDYAKSVYGSTVSRVASSSKHSSHLSKCTSTSAKRVEASAQLAAKRAEIEMEAVIEAQRQQLKKLKNQRDIEVIEAKLKVYAEEEIKENGDRSRAVLPEGTDPCPSILTEEDRKKSKAVCSERTDPCPSILTEENRKKSKSVYSERTDPCPSIPTSHHSDQGNVAAIAQAIHETMVLTRLPTPEPTVFSGDPLKFIEWSTSFEALIARRCSNPADKLFYLQKYVSGEAKSALEGSFYRKDEEAFKQAWEKLKTRYGHPFVVQRAFRERLNSWPKIGSKEYVRLREYGDFLQACSNAIPHIKGLQVLNDCEENQKMLLKLPDWVTSRWNRHELNS; this is translated from the coding sequence ATGTCTGTTTATAGTGATTCAATGCCATTGATAGAGGGTGAAGTGTTAAATAGTGAGAGATATTCCCTACAGCAGAAAGTATTAGAGTTAAGGGAAACCTTAAAGTCAGAGATAAATCCTGAAGAGATAGAAAGGATAAATTGTGACATAAAAGAGTACCTGTCTAAGATAGAGAAAttagaagctgagcttagggagtCTCAAGCAGTCTCAGAGCAGATAAGCCAGTTGAGACAGTCATCTCGTGAGAGAAGACCTGCCCCAAAAATGCTAGAATATATGCAACAAGAGGCTGCACACAGAGAAAGGAAATTCAACCAAATGTACATAAAATGGAAAACGCACACTAATGAGGTTCGCATGAAGCTAAAACAAGAGTGTACAGAGCATGAATTATCCAACATGATGGATGCTGTAGAGAAACACGAGTTAGATATGAAGACAACATATGAGGAGCTAAGGTCTCACACAGTACCCTCCCAGGACATTAAAAGGAAGATCGATACATGCACTGCAATAACAGCAGATTTATTAGGGCTTATGAGAATACGATCAATTGAAAACGACTTTGACGCAGAGACAGAGAGAACAAGGCTACTAGAACTTTATAAAAGGGATTATGCAAAGTCCGTATATGGGTCCACAGTTTCAAGAGTAGCATCTTCTAGCAAACATTCTAGCCACTTATCTAAGTGCACCAGTACCTCAGCCAAAAGAGTAGAAGCATCTGCACAACTTGCCGCTAAAAGAGCTGAGATTGAGATGGAAGCTGTTATCGAAGCACAACGTCAACAattaaaaaagttgaaaaaccAAAGAGACATCGAGGTCATAGAAGCTAAACTTAAAGTATATGCTGAagaggaaataaaagaaaatggtgATAGATCCAGAGCAGTACTTCCCGAGGGAACAGATCCCTGTCCCTCTATCCTCACTGAGGAAGACAGAAAGAAATCTAAGGCAGTGTGTAGTGAGAGAACAGATCCCTGTCCTTCTATCCTCACTGaagaaaacagaaagaaatctAAGTCAGTGTATAGTGAGAGAACAGATCCCTGTCCTTCTATCCCCACTAGTCATCATAGTGACCAAGGAAATGTTGCAGCTATTGCTCAAGCAATACATGAGACAATGGTTCTTACAAGACTTCCAACTCCTGAACcaactgtattttcaggagacCCATTGAAGTTCATAGAGTGGAGTACAAGCTTTGAAGCACTTATTGCACGTCGCTGCTCCAATCCAGCAGACAAGTTGTTCTACCTACAGAAGTATGTTAGTGGAGAAGCAAAGAGTGCTCTTGAAGGTAGCTTCTACAGGAAGGATGAAGAAGCCTTTAAACAAGCATGGGAGAAGCTGAAAACACGGTATGGTCATCCCTTTGTAGTACAGCGAGCCTTTAGAGAAAGACTTAACAGTTGGCCAAAGATAGGCTCTAAAGAGTATGTTAGGCTTAGAGAGTATGGTGACTTCCTGCAAGCATGTAGCAACGCCATTCCTCACATAAAGGGTTTGCAAGTACTGAATGACTGTGAAGAAAATCAGAAAATGTTACTTAAGCTGCCTGATTGGGTGACCTCAAGATGGAATCGTCATGAACTAAACAGTTAG
- the LOC116411075 gene encoding uncharacterized protein LOC116411075 translates to MPLPFKKRPDLPYNRNLALVRLRRLERKLGREPKFKGDYSKFMEGIIQDGDAERADHQPDLGKVWYIPHQGVYHSKKPDKIRVVFDCSARYDGVALNDYLLTGPDLTNMLSGVLGRFRKYPIAVMCDIEKMFHRFHVKEEDRDFLRFLWWENGNTNTEPVEYRMKVHLFGAASSPGCANYGMKHLANQNEGNYPSAANFIKKNFYVDDGLVSLQSADSAIKLVKETQELCAKGNLRLHKFISNSREVLESIRESERASAMENVDLNYDDLPVQNALGLRWDVENDEFFFKVSIEEKPATRRNILSTVASVYDPLGFLAPVILRGKGILQELCRQKLGWDDSMPEELRPRWESWIKDLQHLHGVRIPRCFAPHDFGKYERIELHHFSDASSYGYGQCSYIRVIRDEKVHCSLVMAKTRVAPTNVLTIPRLELSAAVVSASVSKFLRDELEFKVDEEYFWTDSQVVLGYINNEARRFHVFVANRVQRIREITDPDQWYYIESERNPADHASRGLKVSEMKDSNWFTGPKFLWEREIVPIKNCLELSMSDPEVKVIQALNTTTKCQDDMLERLSRFSNWTTVVNVVARIQRLARRTRKFEPLNVEERMRAEDTVIKLIHQKFYKEELKMLSQEPGRIPNNHPLHQLNLILQDGIIRVGGRLENAPLSFRVKHPAILPKDSTLTSLIIDHHHTRSSHQGRGLTLSYLRDGGYWIVNGSKTVAKHIKQCVLCRKTRRPTEDQRMANLPMDRVEPSPPFSYCGMDCFGPFYTKQDRKEHKRYGLLFTCLSSRAIHIEMLENMSTDVFINALRCFIAIRGTVREIRSDQGSNFVGAKNELRKALEEVDKERITMFLAERQCDFHMNVPDASHTGGVWERQIRTVRNVLSSVLKQSAGRIDDASLRTVFYEAMSIVNSRPLTVDNINDPTSLDPLTPNHLLHLKSTPIQPPPGKFLEEDLYARKRWRRVQYLTEQFWNRWKKEYLANLTIRQKWHTPRRNVQINDIVIVKEEDIPRNRWRIAKVLEVQKDNDGLVRRVNLQMGDSKLSKRGERLTTPLILERPIQKLVVLIENNNNK, encoded by the coding sequence ATGCCCTTACCTTTCAAAAAACGCCCTGACCTTCCATACAACAGGAATCTTGCCTTAGTACGACTAAGACGTTTAGAGAGGAAGCTGGGAAGAGAGCCAAAGTTCAAAGGCGACTATTCCAAGTTTATGGAAGGCATCATACAAGACGGAGATGCAGAAAGAGCCGACCATCAACCAGACCTGGGGAAGGTTTGGTACATTCCACATCAAGGTGTCTATCACTCGAAGAAACCAGACAAGATAAGAGTGGTGTTTGACTGCTCAGCAAGGTATGATGGTGTTGCATTGAACGATTATCTGTTAACGGGACCAGACCTCACAAATATGCTGTCTGGTGTTCTCGGTAGATTTCGGAAATACCCCATTGCTGTCATGTGTGACATTGAAAAGATGTTCCACAGGTTTCATGTGAAAGAGGAAGATAGAGATTTCCTGAGGTTCCTATGGTGGGAGAATGGAAACACTAACACAGAGCCTGTAGAATATCGCATGAAGGTTCATCTGTTCGGAGCAGCATCATCCCCAGGTTGTGCCAATTACGGTATGAAACACCTTGCCAATCAAAACGAAGGAAATTATCCATCTGCAGCAAACTTCATTAAGAAAAACTTTTATGTTGACGATGGACTTGTAAGCCTGCAATCAGCTGACTCAGCAATCAAATTAGTGAAAGAAACTCAAGAGTTGTGCGCAAAGGGAAATCTGCGCCTTCACAAGTTCATCTCAAACAGCAGAGAAGTGTTGGAATCCATTCGTGAATCCGAACGTGCATCAGCAATGGAAAACGTAGACCTAAACTACGATGATCTTCCAGTCCAGAATGCACTTGGCCTGAGATGGGATGTTGAAAATGATGAGTTCTTCTTTAAGGTCTCTATTGAAGAGAAACCAGCAACAAGACGCAATATTCTCTCCACGGTAGCTTCTGTGTATGATCCATTGGGTTTCTTAGCCCCAGTAATCCTCAGAGGAAAAGGAATACTCCAAGAGCTGTGCAGACAGAAGCTAGGTTGGGATGACTCTATGCCAGAAGAACTGAGGCCAAGGTGGGAGAGTTGGATCAAGGATTTACAACATCTGCACGGAGTCAGAATACCAAGGTGCTTTGCACCCCACGATTTTGGAAAGTATGAGAGAATTGAACTGCATCACTTCTCAGATGCTAGTAGTTACGGCTATGGCCAATGTTCCTACATCAGGGTGATAAGAGATGAAAAGGTACATTGCTCCCTTGTCATGGCCAAGACCAGAGTTGCACCTACCAATGTTCTCACAATACCAAGACTGGAACTATCGGCTGCTGTAGTTTCTGCTTCAGTGAGCAAGTTCCTGAGAGACGAATTAGAGTTCAAGGTAGATGAAGAGTACTTTTGGACAGATTCACAGGTGGTTCTAGGCTACATAAATAATGAAGCTCGAAGATTTCATGTCTTTGTGGCGAACAGAGTTCAAAGAATTCGAGAAATTACTGATCCAGACCAGTGGTACTACATTGAGTCAGAAAGGAACCCAGCTGATCATGCTTCAAGAGGTCTTAAAGTTTCAGAAATGAAGGACTCAAATTGGTTTACAGGCCCAAAGTTCCTATGGGAAAGGGAAATAGTACCCATCAAAAATTGCCTAGAGCTATCAATGTCTGATCCTGAAGTGAAGGTCATTCAAGCCTTAAACACAACAACCAAGTGCCAGGACGATATGCTCGAAAGACTATCACGATTCTCCAATTGGACTACAGTAGTAAATGTAGTTGCTCGAATTCAGCGTCTGGCAAGACGAACTAGGAAGTTTGAACCCTTGAACGTTGAAGAAAGAATGAGAGCTGAGGATACAGTTATAAAACTCATTCATCAGAAATTTTACAAAGAAGAATTAAAGATGCTCAGTCAAGAACCTGGAAGGATCCCCAACAACCACCCTTTGCATCAACTTAATCTTATCCTACAGGATGGTATAATAAGAGTGGGAGGAAGATTGGAAAATGCACCTTTATCTTTCAGAGTGAAGCATCCAGCGATTCTTCCCAAGGATTCTACCCTTACAAGCCTGATAATTGATCATCATCACACAAGGTCCTCACATCAAGGCAGAGGTCTAACCTTGAGCTACTTGAGAGATGGTGGTTACTGGATTGTGAATGGCAGTAAAACTGTAGCTAAACACATAAAACAGTGTGTACTGTGTCGGAAGACTCGAAGGCCGACAGAAGACCAAAGAATGGCAAATTTACCCATGGATCGTGTAGAACCATCGCCTCCCTTCTCTTATTGTGGCATGGATTGTTTTGGTCCATTCTACACCAAGCAAGATCGTAAGGAGCACAAAAGATATGGTCTACTTTTCACGTGTCTAAGCTCCAGAGCAATCCACATAGAGATGTTGGAGAATATGTCAACTGATGTGTTCATCAATGCTCTTCGATGCTTCATAGCCATTAGAGGCACCGTAAGAGAAATCAGATCTGACCAAGGTTCTAACTTTGTTGGAGCTAAGAATGAGTTAAGAAAGGCTTTAGAAGAAGTAGACAAAGAAAGGATAACCATGTTTCTGGCAGAGAGACAATGTGACTTTCACATGAATGTTCCAGATGCAAGCCATACGGGAGGTGTTTGGGAGCGTCAGATAAGAACTGTAAGGAATGTTCTGAGTTCAGTACTAAAGCAGAGTGCTGGAAGAATAGATGATGCTTCTCTGAGGACTGTATTTTATGAAGCTATGTCCATTGTGAACAGTCGTCCATTGACAGTTGATAATATCAATGACCCAACAAGTTTAGATCCTCTGACTCCAAATCATCTGCTTCACCTAAAGTCCACTCCCATACAGCCACCACCCGGCAAGTTCCTCGAGGAAGATTTGTATGCCAGAAAGAGATGGCGACGTGTGCAATATCTGACCGAACAATTTTGGAACAGATGGAAGAAGGAGTACCTAGCTAATCTCACTATCAGACAAAAATGGCATACTCCTAGGAGAAATGTTCAAATAAACGACATAGTGATCGTCAAAGAAGAGGACATACCCAGAAATCGATGGAGAATTGCTAAAGTTCTTGAAGTTCAGAAAGACAATGACGGATTGGTAAGAAGAGTGAATTTACAGATGGGAGATTCCAAATTAAGTAAGAGAGGAGAACGTCTCACTACTCCACTCATCCTAGAACGTCCTATCCAAAAACTGGTTGTTCTTAtcgagaataataataataagtaa